In the genome of Hevea brasiliensis isolate MT/VB/25A 57/8 chromosome 14, ASM3005281v1, whole genome shotgun sequence, the window attatatatttatCTAAATTCACACCTGTATGATTCTAATTTTTGAAGCATCTTGTAAATTATATTAGTTATAATCtataattatttacataaagAAAAACTTTTTGTAAAACTAATTTGCGgcctttttttataaataatatagtgcattaaagataatttttattacttcacaagtttatatatatatatatatatatatatatatatatatatatatattataaattatatatttatatatatatataaattatggaattataatttatattgtaGACTAATTTTTAAagcaaatatatataattatttttatgtcttaattgctttatttattattattttataataatattaaagtaataatTTATAACACCAGTAATTTTTATGTAGTTTTAAataattgtttttattttttaatataaataattatgctTTACAAAACTCCCGTTAATAGTAATGTCATATCACTCTTGATGTTAaggtttttcattttattttaataatttaaaatttctagtattataaataaaaattgaagtATTAAAATTGATTGAGCATAAAAAAaagtttcattaattttaatattatagattaaataatatttaatcaaTTAAGAATATTTATATGGttagaattataaaattttaaaattaaaatttataatagaatTTTTGGATATCATCTGTGTTTTTCTTTAAAAATCCACAAAATAAAAGAACtgacattttataaaaaaaatataccaTTTTAGCGATCACTTCTTTTTTGAAAAATCTCTAACTTGATATAGATGGTGATCAATAACttaatctatatattttaaatcaataaaattataaatattttaaaagccTTATCATTCATTCAATATATATGGGTTTAATTTGCTtaggtttaatttaatttttatattttcataattttatgcAAGTTTGAATTTAATTTATGTAGTCAATTTAGTTTATTtacctttttaaatattttcttatgaattaaGTGCTGAATGGAATCCTGTATTGTGTAAATAATAATGAGAGCGGATCAACACGTAATACAAGAAATGTTAGATTTAGCAGCAATGACTTTTACtactaaatatataaaatttactatTATAAGTTTATAGCgaaaatatatgaattattgCACATTTCTGTTACAAAATTAGGCACAAAAAGCATTATATGATCTGATGAGTTAAAAAAAATGGTTGATACAGCCCATGTTCTTGTTGTTGAAGGCCATGCACCATGTAACGAGAATTTACCAAGCAAGAAGGTAAATTGCAAAAAGCTAAGCCACGCTTTGTCTCCTTGCTTACCAACCAAGTTGATCTCCTAGCAAATGAAAAGGTGTCATGTGTCTTGGTCTTGGAAGAAAGCCTAAGTGATGGCTTTGGATCAGATTTTCATCGGCACAAATGCTCTTATTGGAACGGCACAATAAATTTTAAGAGTGGATCATGCTAGTCTTCAATGTTGCATCCAACATTTTTGGGCTCATTTTTtttggtaaaaatttattttaagaaaaaattttcgtttattataaatttaaaatataaatatataaaatttatatatttaataaataaattttattatatatcttATATTTCACCCTctataaatttcatttatataagAGAAATCCATAAGTCAGTCAAGATACAAGTCATGCGTTCTCAAGTCTCCTCACGTATAAATAGAGAGAAAAGCAATTATGGAGGGACTTTTCACTTTTACTTTAGCAGCCACCTTTGAACGAAATTTAACACATGGGAGAATATCATAAAGTGGAGGGGAATTTGATCAGGAGATTGAAGACAACAAAGTCTTATTCAAATCAAAAGGGTTCTTTTAAAACTTTTTGTCTttatttcttttgtactgaatttTATATTTACTAGAATAATAAAACTGGAATTTATAgtaataaaaattgtaatttatcTTTCTTCAAAGGGTAGTTAAATTTCTTTTCCTAGAATTTATATGTAATCTTTTGATTTTCTATGGCTAATAATAATGGATGATTCGACTCACTTTATATTAGCAATTCTATGGAGTATAAcacttctttttaattttttgttgtccaaattaaatatatttttattaataagaaattaaatgatgaaaagaattttaatttttaatttaaataaaaaaaatattttattgacaaaataaaaatttgaggaatataattattttaaataaaaaaaataaacaaggTAGCTTGTGGTTTGGTAAACCTAAAAAAGTTACAATTTATCTATTTTATATTATGTTCTCACTTTGACTTGGAAGTTTCAAGTCTACGCCTACAGTTAGCTCCGACAGTAAATAAAGGGAGGACAGTGGTAGAGGCAGCTGCAGAAGCAATCTAAATCCTTCAAAGATTATCTATATCATCAACAATTCAAGATCGATCATCTGATATGATGATTTTGAGTAAGCCTTTGAGTCCGGTGTCTATTGACGATGTTAAATCGGACGGAACCGCAGATGGCTTGATTCAAAGGGTAAAAGATTTATAGCTTTACAACTATACACAGTGTCTTTAAGTTTTACTACTATCTTCATAAATCATACTTGTCTTCAAAACTTCTACTCTGGTTTCTATCTTCCTTCAGCTGTTTCAAGACCTCATTTTGTTGGGGGTACTTTGATTAGGGaatttgaaaatcccatgaagtATAAATTAAGCTTGTTTTGTTGTTATATCATCCAACTTTTCAGAAACTCACCATACTTTCTAAGAATTTAACATATCAACTAAAACCACTGGTTCAAGCTCAGAATCAGACCTAAACCGGCCTTTGGCCACCCCTAGCTCAAATTTGTAGACTGATCAAGTTTGGTAGTTTCATTATGAAAATGGTcagattttaatttgaatttgtaCTTATTGTAATATTTGTGTGTTGTACTTCTCCATTTGAATGAAATGAAAATTAATGTTAAAAAGCAAAGTGTTTTGTGGACAGCAATTCATACAATTGGTTTTGACTGGGACTCAAACTTAAGATTTTACAGCTCTGAAAATTATCAGCATCACAGAACTAAATTATCTTCTCTCCTTTGAAATAGGTCACAGGAGATAGTTCGACTGGATCCGAGGTTGTCCTCAACATTGATAAGCAAGAAGAGAACCAAAAAAGGAAGCATAGCTCGAATCAAAGGGTATTcgtttatttatttatgtatcttggATCACCCTGGATTGTATGCAATTCAGTGCTAATCCATCAAATTTCTGACCACTTCATACTAATTTTGCTAAGCAAGATTGGCATATGTTCTATGATACCAGCTAAATGTACAGTGTACTTCAACGTTTCTATCAACTTACTATCACTCTTTCTTGGGAATATCAGGATACGACCCTGGAACGGATTTTTCTTATCATAAATTTTGTTGTAGAGCTTCCATCAGCAGTTTTTGAGCAGCTATCCTCAGTGCGCAAACCGCAATATGCATTAGTCAGCATGATAATGTCTTTCACAGTGATGCTCATCTCCATTATTGATCTTGCTCGAACATGCCAAAGAGAAGGAGCTAAATTAACGATGAGAGGCTCCCCATCTCAAAGTCACAAGCCCCTGAGCACATTTGCTGTTATTGTTGGATTAGTTTGTAGCATCTTCCAATGCGTTTTTGCCGCAATTGCTTATGCCTTTCTGTCTCGTAAAGCTGAATGTCCTATCAAAATCTCTGTTTGGCCTTTAATCTTTGCCTCTGGTGTATTATGGTTTAGATTTCCCAGGAATGAACACATCCTTGAGCGCGCAGAAATTCGTCCAAACAGTCCTGCTCCTGCTCAACCTGCCCTGAATAGACAGCAGCCTCCTGAATCTCCATTACCCAACAGGGATAAGAAAATGTCCACTATAGAGAAATTAAGGGTAATGTTATAAATGAAGATTGAAGTAATTTTCTCGATTAATGATTTCCTTCTGTCTTGATTGCTATGCTGTTTTTGGCCACCAGGTTGCAACATTAGTAAGAAAGGCCGCTCTCCAGTACCGGCAGTTAGACACTTGAATATGGTGAGGAACTCAAGGAACAGGAAATTGACCGCATAGATCAGAGCTATTCTTCTTCAGTAGATGCCACCGTCCTAGTTGAGTTTTGGACAAAAGAGAATTAGGATGCTTTCTTTTTGTTTCCAGGGAAAAAAAAGGTTTCTTTTTAAGTAATTTGGGGGATCCAAGGCTTGGGAAAAAAACATTCGACAGCACCGCCACTACCTTtgtattcttgtttcattaatggATGCTGACATTCTAAAGACCGCAGGCTGCTTTCTTTAATTTCAGTATCACTATATATTATATACACCGATCTCCCGGCAGGCAAGTGGCATGCGATAGAGACAAAAATCAAGCAAGCGAAAAATTTATGAGTAGAGATCATCTTTCGAAGTCCAAAGTGAATCTAATTTGAACAATTCATCTCTTGCTTAAGAATACAAGTTGAGGTTAACAAAACTTGGATGTTAGCAATGCTGCACTCTGAGTTTAATGTCACATATAAACCAATAATAATACTAGTTGCTCATTTGATTCAAGAAAAGGCATTACCTCGAGAGAGAGATCATTTCAGCAATTTGTTGAGCACGTATCTTAACTTCAGGAGATAATGCATCAGCTATGGCTCTTGATAGCACATTTGCAGCTACCCTGATTCTGAAATCATCCATTTTATCAGGAACCAAATTGTTTCTTTTCAAAGGTTCCGGAGCAACTCCAAGCCAGTACATCCTCTCAGCCCAATAAAATTGATCCAACATTAATGGACATGATACCAGCCATTGAAGCATGCTGATTGGTTCATTTGAGACAGTCACATACAGAGAGATGACTAAAAACACAATCAATATGGCAAGTGCAACAGtgggaaattaattaatatatatttcttGCATCATTGAGATCTTGAACAATACAAATTCATGTAAGAAAACTGACTACATTGAAGAACAATGTGCCAATAACATGTTGAATAACTTGTAAAATGCCCTTTATTGAGCACACCATGCCCAAGCAAcaacgaaaattttaaagaacaaaACCATTCACATGTTAGATGAGATATACAAAATTTTGGATTTGGATAAGAAGAATAGAAACAGTTTAGAACGTGAAACCCATGTGTCATGTTAGAGAAGATGTATAAACACCGGGTACATCTAATAATTCCTCCACGAATTATTAATACCTTTctagtttatttttta includes:
- the LOC110632545 gene encoding uncharacterized protein LOC110632545, which translates into the protein MMILSKPLSPVSIDDVKSDGTADGLIQRVTGDSSTGSEVVLNIDKQEENQKRKHSSNQRDTTLERIFLIINFVVELPSAVFEQLSSVRKPQYALVSMIMSFTVMLISIIDLARTCQREGAKLTMRGSPSQSHKPLSTFAVIVGLVCSIFQCVFAAIAYAFLSRKAECPIKISVWPLIFASGVLWFRFPRNEHILERAEIRPNSPAPAQPALNRQQPPESPLPNRDKKMSTIEKLRVATLVRKAALQYRQLDT